The Coregonus clupeaformis isolate EN_2021a unplaced genomic scaffold, ASM2061545v1 scaf2539, whole genome shotgun sequence genome includes a window with the following:
- the LOC121551129 gene encoding glutamate receptor ionotropic, NMDA 2C-like, translated as MIGEVVYKRADMAIGSLTINEERSEIIDFSVPFVETGISVMVARSNGTVSPSAFLEPYSPAVWVMMFVMCLTVVAVTVFIFEYCSPVGYNRSLVSAKGECQLRPPFPLPLPSRISKGRKSRKNPGGPTFTIGKSVWLLWGIVFNNSVPIENPKGTTSKVMVLVWAFFAVIFLASYTANLAAFMIQEQYTDTVSGLSDKKFQKPQEQYPPFRFGTVPNGSTERNIRSNYPEMHAHMVKYNQKGVEDALNSLKSGKLDAFIYDAAVLNYMAGKDEGCKLVTIGSGKVFATTGYGIALQKESRWKRPIDLALLQFLADGDTQKLQTVWLTGICRNEKKEVMSSKLDIDNMAGVFYMLLVAMGLSLLVFSWEHLLYWKLRHSVRKSERLDFLLAISRGIYSCFNGVEDSDRNGNLQNPDVTTNYTQANMLKMLQTAKDIVSSTRVENSLDNATKTIENWSRRGADNVRVGLPPRVATTIDMGHSHLPYISSITDNHSPYTQRALAPTFPIHYSDSATQPLLDKSRVVTRPTPLRYTLPARGSHHFYERTLPISSLSSPHIAMRDPAPPSTSTHNPHPHPHHSSRLYVESQPRHPTSPFVPYREFQVPDIYVEHHKGPLGRKFSYPPDHIGRKKRSHSYVFSEAQDTRGRNDYDEPTSCLAELRANHLLNNHAPSASNMVCMGGHYPSGSASCNSCMKPYLEPEMEDVPLLGKDKVNRRASFLKATWSSDRIRQLDEKPSTSTMPDLFPRVVVANPKPHKLYGSQGNNLCYPLAAEPAYLDPAHMRSYPYKQQKLKCSQSTRLPSYREAILQNAAALRRSSSTVVHRHYSTYLNSYTDLPVYVGPLPQGPGQFYDKDMCHLFPCSSHCPDNNALVPRMGDRQVMYQNNMFGGYEGAVGRSREEPPLPASGSRDRRQVLVARRVNSPYVPKPWGRVSSLESEV; from the exons ATGATCGGAGAG GTGGTATACAAGCGGGCGGACATGGCCATTGGCTCGCTGACCATAAACGAAGAGCGCTCAGAAATTATTGACTTCTCCGTGCCGTTCGTGGAGACGGGGATCAGTGTGATGGTCGCCAGGAGCAACGGGACCGTCTCACCCTCTGCCTTTCTTG AGCCCTACAGTCCGGCGGTGTGGGTGATGATGTTTGTGATGTGCCTAACGGTGGTAGCAGTCACAGTGTTTATCTTTGAGTACTGCAGCCCTGTGGGGTACAACCGCAGTCTGGTGAGCGCCAAGGGTGAGTGTCAGCTCCGACCACctttccctctacctctaccctccCGTATCAGCAAAGGTAGAAAGTCACGGAAAA ATCCCGGAGGCCCCACCTTCACTATTGGGAAGTCAGTGTGGCTGCTGTGGGGCATCGTCTTCAACAACTCTGTCCCCATTGAGAACCCCAAGGGCACCACCAGCAAGGTCATGGTCCTGGTATGGGCCTTCTTCGCTGTCATCTTCCTGGCCTCCTACACTGCCAACCTGGCAGCCTTCATGATCCAGGAGCAATACACTGACACAGTCTCTGGACTGAGTGACAAAAAG TTCCAGAAGCCACAGGAGCAGTATCCACCGTTTCGTTTTGGTACGGTCCCAAACGGAAGCACAGAGAGGAACATCCGGAGCAACTACCCTGAGATGCATGCCCACATGGTCAAATACAACCAGAAGGGTGTGGAGGATGCCCTCAACAGCCTCAAATCAGG GAAACTGGATGCCTTCATCTACGACGCTGCTGTGCTGAACTACATGGCGGGTAAAGACGAGGGCTGTAAGCTGGTGACCATCGGCAGTGGGAAGGTCTTTGCCACCACTGGCTATGGCATCGCCTTGCAGAAGGAGTCCCGATGGAAACGTCCCATAGACCTGGCCCTGCTCCAGTTCCTAGCTGATG GTGACACACAGAAGCTGCAAACAGTGTGGCTCACAGGGATCTGTCGTAATGAGAAGAAGGAGGTGATGAGCAGTAAGTTGGATATAGACAACATGGCAGGCGTCTTCTACATGCTGCTGGTGGCCATGGGGCTCAGTCTCCTGGTGTTCAGCTGGGAACATCTGCTCTACTGGAAGCTGAGACACTCAGTACGCAAGTCTGAACGCCTCGACTTCCTGCTCGCCATCAGCAGG GGAATCTACAGCTGCTTCAACGGTGTGGAGGACTCTGACCGCAACGGGAACCTGCAGAACCCTGACGTCACCACCAACTACACCCAGGCCAACATGCTGAAGATGCTGCAGACAGCCAAGGACATCGTGTCCTCGACCAGAGTGGAGAACTCCCTGGACAATGCTACCAAGACCATAGAGAACTGGAGCCGCCGTGGAGCCGACAATGTGCGGGTTGGCCTGCCGCCCCGGGTAGCAACCACTATAGACATGGGCCACAGCCACCTGCCCTACATCTCCAGCATCACGGACAACCACTCGCCCTACACCCAGAGGGCACTCGCGCCCACCTTCCCCATCCACTACTCAGACAGCGCCACCCAGCCCCTGCTGGACAAATCCAGGGTGGTGACGCGGCCTACCCCACTCCGCTACACCCTGCCGGCCCGCGGAAGCCACCACTTCTACGAGAGGACCCTACCCATCTCCAGCCTCAGCAGCCCCCACATCGCCATGAGGGACCCTGCTCCCCCCAGCACCTCTACCCAcaacccacacccccacccccaccacagcAGCAGGCTGTATGTGGAGAGCCAGCCCCGGCACCCCACCTCCCCGTTTGTCCCCTACAGAGAGTTCCAGGTGCCTGACATCTACGTGGAACACCACAAGGGGCCCCTGGGAAGGAAGTTCAGCTACCCCCCTGACCACATTGGCAGGAAGAAGAGGTCCCACAGCTATGTGTTTTCTGAGGCCCAAGACACCAGGGGGAGGAACGACTACGATGAGCCCACCTCCTGTCTGGCTGAGCTGAGGGCCAACCACCTCCTGAACAACCACGCCCCTTCTGCATCAAACATGGTCTGCATGGGGGGCCACTACCCCAGCGGCAGCGCCAGCTGCAACTCCTGCATGAAGCCCTACCTGGAGCCTGAAATGGAGGATGTGCCCCTGCTGGGGAAGGACAAGGTCAATCGCCGGGCGTCTTTTCTCAAGGCCACCTGGAGCAGTGACAGGATCCGCCAGCTGGACGAGAAGCCCTCCACCTCCACTATGCCCGATCTGTTCCCCCGCGTAGTTGTGGCCAACCCCAAGCCCCACAAGCTGTACGGTAGCCAGGGGAACAACCTGTGCTACCCCCTGGCCGCTGAGCCTGCCTACCTAGACCCGGCCCATATGCGGTCCTACCCCTACAAGCAGCAGAAGCTCAAGTGCTCCCAGTCCACCCGGCTGCCATCCTACAGGGAGGCCATCCTACAGAACGCAGCCGCTCTGCGGCGCTCCTCCTCCACTGTGGTGCACAGACACTACTCCACCTACCTGAATTCGTACACAGACCTGCCTGTATACGTGGGGCCGCTGCCCCAGGGCCCCGGGCAGTTCTACGACAAGGACATGTGCCACCTGTTCCCCTGTTCAAGCCACTGCCCCGACAACAATGCCCTGGTGCCCCGTATGGGGGACCGGCAGGTGATGTACCAGAACAATATGTTTGGGGGCTATGAGGGCGCGGTGGGGCGGTCGCGGGAGGAGCCCCCCCTGCCCGCATCTGGGAGCAGGGATCGGAGGCAGGTCCTGGTGGCCAGAAGAGTCAACAGTCCCTATGTGCCAAAGCCCTGGGGCAGGGTATCCAGTCTGGAGTCTGAGGTCTGA